One Hyphomicrobiales bacterium genomic window carries:
- a CDS encoding DciA family protein, with amino-acid sequence MPTQQKPKPLPASPFVSPARTFADIASPSLARLLGKRGLANMEILRHWPEIVGAELGQVCAPEKIVWPRAAAPAEAEPEARRGAVLHIRVEGPQAVELQHRSDEIIARVNRLFGFAAVEKIRIIQAPLAGRDQRPARRPQPAAEPAAESESLDAALARLAHGIKDR; translated from the coding sequence ATGCCGACGCAACAGAAGCCGAAGCCGCTGCCCGCCTCGCCCTTCGTCTCTCCGGCGCGCACTTTTGCCGATATTGCCTCGCCGTCGCTTGCCAGGCTGCTCGGCAAACGCGGGCTTGCCAATATGGAGATCCTCCGCCACTGGCCGGAGATCGTCGGCGCCGAGCTTGGCCAGGTCTGCGCGCCGGAAAAGATCGTCTGGCCGCGCGCGGCGGCGCCGGCCGAAGCCGAACCGGAGGCGCGGCGCGGCGCCGTCTTGCACATCCGCGTCGAGGGGCCGCAGGCGGTCGAGCTTCAGCACCGGTCGGACGAGATCATCGCCCGCGTCAACCGGCTGTTCGGCTTCGCGGCGGTCGAAAAGATCCGCATCATCCAGGCTCCGCTCGCCGGCCGCGATCAGCGCCCGGCGCGCCGCCCGCAGCCCGCCGCCGAACCGGCTGCCGAGAGCGAATCGCTCGACGCGGCGCTTGCCCGGCTCGCCCACGGCATCAAGGACCGATAA
- the mutY gene encoding A/G-specific adenine glycosylase, protein MSGQPISTTGKDGAPPANRLIAWYDRARRDLPWRAPPGRRPNPYAVWLSEIMLQQTAAKTVGPYFRRFLVRWPTVGALAAAPLDEVMKAWAGLGYYARARNLHACAKAVCRDHAGRFPDDMDTLRALPGIGAYTAAAIAAIAFDAQRVPVDGNIRRVMARYHAVRGPLRPGDPEIEAHAQALLPSPRPGDLVQALMDLGATVCTPKRPICAICPLSGDCKGLAQGIAENLPEKAPKTARPVRRAAAFFAERQDGHVLVRRRPDRGLLGGMTEFPTGNWVLAGTMPPSAAEAPLAAEWRKVPGHVRHVFTHFVAEIEVWRAEVAEVAEVEGDAAPERCRWVAKSALFEEALPSLMRKVARHALAGRPKD, encoded by the coding sequence ATGAGCGGGCAGCCGATTTCGACGACCGGGAAGGATGGGGCGCCGCCGGCCAACCGGCTCATTGCCTGGTATGACCGCGCGCGGCGCGATCTGCCCTGGCGGGCGCCGCCGGGCCGCCGCCCCAACCCTTATGCGGTGTGGCTTTCGGAGATCATGCTGCAGCAGACGGCGGCGAAGACCGTCGGCCCCTATTTCCGGCGGTTTCTTGTCCGCTGGCCGACGGTCGGGGCGCTGGCGGCGGCGCCTTTGGACGAGGTGATGAAGGCATGGGCGGGGCTCGGCTATTATGCCCGGGCACGCAATCTGCACGCCTGCGCAAAGGCGGTTTGCCGTGACCATGCCGGGCGGTTTCCGGACGACATGGATACGCTTCGCGCGCTTCCCGGCATCGGCGCCTACACGGCGGCGGCGATCGCCGCCATCGCCTTTGATGCCCAGCGCGTGCCCGTCGACGGCAATATCCGCCGGGTGATGGCCCGCTATCACGCGGTGCGAGGCCCGTTGCGGCCAGGCGATCCGGAGATCGAGGCTCACGCCCAAGCGCTCTTGCCCTCGCCGCGCCCGGGAGATCTGGTGCAGGCGCTGATGGATTTGGGCGCCACTGTTTGCACCCCGAAACGGCCGATTTGCGCGATTTGTCCGCTGAGCGGGGACTGCAAGGGCCTGGCGCAAGGAATCGCCGAAAACCTGCCGGAAAAAGCGCCGAAAACCGCCCGTCCGGTGCGCCGGGCGGCGGCTTTCTTTGCCGAGCGGCAAGACGGACATGTCCTGGTTCGCCGGCGTCCGGACCGCGGTCTGCTCGGCGGGATGACGGAGTTTCCGACCGGAAACTGGGTCTTGGCGGGCACCATGCCGCCGTCCGCCGCCGAGGCGCCGCTTGCCGCAGAATGGCGCAAGGTTCCGGGCCACGTGCGCCACGTCTTCACCCATTTCGTCGCCGAGATCGAGGTCTGGCGCGCCGAGGTCGCCGAGGTCGCCGAGGTCGAAGGCGACGCCGCGCCCGAGCGCTGCCGGTGGGTGGCGAAGTCGGCGCTGTTCGAGGAGGCACTGCCGAGCCTGATGCGAAAGGTCGCCCGCCATGCCCTGGCGGGCCGGCCGAAGGATTAG
- a CDS encoding site-specific DNA-methyltransferase: MGKLRRGGEASYINEVLIGDSIEIMASLPKASVDLVFADPPYNLQLEGELLRPNNSRVDGVDDAWDKFSSFADYDAFTRAWLGEARRVLKPHGTAWVIGSYHNIFRVGTAMQDLGYWILNDIVWRKTNPMPNFRGRRFTNAHETLIWAARDAGKTSYTFNYEAMKALNDDLQMRSDWLLPICSGSERLKDEHGRKAHPTQKPEALLYRVILASSKPGDLVLDPFFGTGTTGAVAKRLGRAYLGIERDPAHAEAARKRLQTVTPLPPDAIAVTKSKRAEPRVPFGLIVEKGLIEPGTSLFDPRGRLAAKVRADGTLACRGADGSIHKIGAHVQGAEACNGWTFWHFETGGRLEPIDRLRQQVRAEMAGV, translated from the coding sequence ATGGGTAAGTTGCGTCGGGGGGGCGAAGCCTCTTATATCAACGAGGTTTTGATCGGCGACAGCATCGAGATCATGGCAAGCCTGCCCAAGGCTTCGGTCGACCTCGTCTTCGCCGACCCCCCCTACAATCTGCAGCTCGAAGGCGAGCTTCTGCGCCCCAACAACAGCCGCGTCGACGGCGTCGACGATGCCTGGGACAAGTTTTCGAGCTTCGCCGACTACGACGCCTTCACCCGCGCCTGGCTCGGCGAGGCGCGCCGCGTGCTCAAGCCCCACGGCACGGCCTGGGTCATCGGCTCCTACCACAACATCTTCCGCGTCGGCACGGCGATGCAGGACCTCGGCTACTGGATCCTCAACGACATCGTGTGGCGCAAGACCAACCCGATGCCGAACTTCCGCGGCCGCCGCTTCACCAACGCCCACGAGACGCTGATCTGGGCCGCGCGCGACGCCGGAAAGACGAGCTACACCTTCAACTATGAAGCGATGAAGGCGCTCAACGACGATCTGCAGATGCGCTCCGACTGGCTGTTGCCGATCTGCTCTGGGTCGGAGCGGCTCAAGGACGAGCACGGGCGCAAGGCCCACCCGACGCAGAAGCCCGAGGCGCTGCTCTACCGGGTGATCCTCGCCTCCTCCAAGCCCGGCGACCTTGTGCTCGACCCGTTCTTCGGCACCGGAACGACCGGCGCGGTGGCCAAGCGCCTCGGCCGCGCCTATCTCGGCATCGAACGCGACCCGGCCCACGCGGAAGCCGCCCGAAAACGGTTGCAGACGGTCACGCCGCTGCCGCCCGACGCCATCGCGGTGACCAAGTCGAAGCGCGCCGAGCCTCGCGTGCCCTTCGGGCTCATTGTCGAGAAGGGGCTGATCGAGCCCGGAACGAGCCTGTTCGACCCGCGCGGGCGGCTGGCGGCCAAGGTGCGCGCCGACGGCACGCTCGCCTGCCGCGGCGCCGACGGCTCGATCCACAAGATCGGCGCCCATGTCCAGGGCGCGGAGGCCTGCAACGGCTGGACCTTCTGGCATTTCGAGACCGGCGGCAGGCTTGAGCCCATCGACCGCCTGCGCCAGCAGGTGCGCGCCGAGATGGCGGGCGTCTAA
- a CDS encoding ribonuclease HII — MGRSDSLGRPSLAPEAALAEEVGGLVCGIDEAGRGPWAGPVVAAAVILDPGALPDGLNDSKLLSAADRERLFGLIAARARIGVGVASREEVDAVNVLQATFRAMARAFAALSLAPAAALIDGNRAPDLPCPARTLVRGDCLSASLAAASIVAKVTRDRMMVALAQECPGYGWERNKGYGTPEHAAALDRLGVTCHHRLSFEPVREALEAAAKRRGRPRRAPQVPA; from the coding sequence ATGGGCAGGAGCGATTCGCTTGGCCGGCCGTCGCTGGCGCCGGAGGCCGCGCTCGCCGAGGAGGTCGGCGGCCTTGTCTGCGGCATCGACGAGGCCGGCCGCGGCCCCTGGGCGGGACCCGTGGTGGCGGCAGCCGTGATCCTTGACCCTGGTGCCCTGCCGGACGGGCTCAACGATTCAAAGCTGCTTTCCGCCGCCGACAGAGAGCGGCTGTTCGGCCTCATCGCCGCCCGCGCCCGGATCGGCGTCGGCGTCGCCAGCCGCGAAGAGGTCGATGCCGTCAACGTCCTGCAGGCAACGTTCCGCGCCATGGCGCGCGCGTTTGCCGCGTTGAGCCTCGCGCCCGCGGCAGCCCTCATCGACGGCAATCGGGCGCCGGACCTGCCGTGCCCGGCGCGAACCCTCGTCAGGGGCGATTGCCTGTCGGCCTCGCTCGCCGCGGCCTCCATCGTGGCCAAGGTGACCCGCGACCGGATGATGGTCGCGCTGGCGCAGGAGTGCCCCGGCTATGGCTGGGAGCGCAACAAGGGGTACGGCACGCCGGAACACGCAGCCGCGCTCGACCGACTTGGCGTCACCTGCCACCACCGTCTGAGCTTCGAGCCGGTGCGCGAGGCGCTGGAAGCGGCCGCCAAGAGGCGCGGCAGGCCGCGCCGCGCGCCGCAGGTTCCCGCATAA